One Nerophis ophidion isolate RoL-2023_Sa linkage group LG06, RoL_Noph_v1.0, whole genome shotgun sequence genomic region harbors:
- the slc26a10 gene encoding solute carrier family 26 member 10 isoform X2, with product MSASVAVYRSIFTEDRFKQAYGSEEDNTSASLRLRDKLAVRCRCSQRACLHLLRERVPIFDWLPRYRFKKCILGDTVAGLTVGVLHIPQGMAFALLTSVAPIFGLYTSFFPVVLYMIFGTGRHVSTGTFAVVSLMTGSVVEQLVPTPLEMNSSSSEPSDFELQKIGVASAVALLSGIIMLCMFGLQLGFLSTYLSEPIVKAFTSAAAFHVTVSQLQSMLGLRLPRHTGTFSLFKTLGSVLQNLPQTNTAELLISLVCLAVLVPVKEINTHYRQRLRMPIPVEILTVIIATGVAYAFCLDSIYEIEIVGHIPAGFPKPRLPALNTLPHIAGDTVAITFVGYAVSVSLAMIYADKHGYSINPNQELLAHGISNTVSSFFTCFPSSATLATTNILESAGGYTQFSGLFTGIVVLIVLLLIGPLFHFLPKAVLACINVTSLRQMFLQFQDLPELWRISKIDFMVWVVTWLSVVVLNVDLGLAIGVVFSMMTVICRTQRAGCSVLGRASNTEIYRPVENHSKCYEVPGIKILTYNGPIYYGNRSFFKEEMSKLLGLTPEKIRSREKERKALEKRERQTLVNTVERGIENTCFSSENELFKSETSESEVQTVLIDCSSVVFVDVAGARLFTQMCIECQKVGVHVYMSNCNESVLKILTSSGLMNHMKPQHIFVTVHDAVMYIQQQKEKHPENTTTVWV from the exons ATGAGCGCCTCCGTGGCCGTATACCGGAGCATCTTCACAGAAGACCGTTTCAAACAAGCCTACGGTTCCGAAGAGGACAACACCAGTGCAAGTTTGAGGCTCCGGGACAAGCTGGCGGTGAGGTGCAGGTGTTCACAGCGGGCATGCCTTCACTTGCTGCGGGAGAGAGTTCCTATTTTCGACTGGCTGCCCAGGTACCGCTTCAAGAAATGCATTTTAGGGGATACAGTTGCTGGACTGACAGTGGGTGTCCTCCACATCCCACAAG GAATGGCCTTTGCACTGCTCACATCTGTAGCCCCTATATTTGGTCTCTACACATCTTTCTTCCCTGTGGTCCTCTACATGATTTTTGGCACTGGGCGACACGTATCCACTG GTACGTTCGCTGTGGTGAGTTTAATGACTGGCTCCGTGGTAGAGCAGCTGGTCCCCACTCCGCTGGAGATGAACTCCAGTTCATCAGAACCATCTGATTTTGAGCTCCAGAAAATTGGTGTGGCCTCAGCTGTAGCCCTTCTTTCAGGAATTATTATG CTCTGTATGTTTGGTCTTCAGCTTGGCTTCCTCTCCACCTATCTGTCAGAGCCAATTGTTAAAGCTTTCACGAGCGCTGCTGCCTTCCATGTTACTGTCTCACAGCTGCAAAGCATGCTGGGGCTGCGCCTTCCTCGTCACACGGGGACTTTCTCCCTCTTTAAG ACTTTAGGGTCTGTGTTGCAGAACTTGCCTCAGACCAACACGGCAGAGCTGCTGATCTCCTTGGTGTGTTTGGCGGTTTTGGTTCCGGTGAAAGAGATCAACACACACTACCGACAGCGCTTGCGTATGCCTATACCTGTGGAGATTCTCACA GTGATCATTGCCACCGGTGTTGCCTATGCCTTCTGCCTGGACTCAATCTATGAGATTGAAATTGTTGGCCACATCCCAGCAGG CTTTCCAAAGCCAAGGCTGCCTGCTTTGAACACTTTACCCCACATTGCTGGAGACACGGTCGCCATCACATTTGTTGGCTACGCTGTGTCTGTCTCACTGGCAATGATCTATGCTGATAAACATGGATATTCCATAAATCCCAACCAG GAGCTGCTGGCTCATGGTATCTCCAACACCGTATCTTCCTTTTTCACGTGCTTCCCAAGTTCAGCCACTCTGGCCACCACAAACATACTGGAGAGTGCAGGGGGATACACACAG TTTTCTGGCCTGTTTACCGGTATAGTTGTTCTAATTGTTCTGCTGCTGATTGGACCGCTGTTCCACTTCCTACCTAAG GCAGTCCTGGCATGCATCAACGTGACCAGCCTGAGGCAGATGTTCTTGCAGTTTCAGGACTTGCCAGAACTGTGGAGAATCAGCAAGATTGACTTT ATGGTGTGGGTGGTAACATGGCTGTCTGTGGTGGTTCTCAATGTGGATCTTGGTTTGGCCATTGGGGTCGTGTTCTCAATGATGACTGTCATCTGTCGCACACAAag GGCTGGATGTTCTGTGCTTGGTCGGGCCAGTAACACAGAAATTTACAGACCTGTGGAGAATCACAGTAAG TGCTATGAGGTGCCAGGGATAAAGATCCTGACATACAATGGGCCTATTTACTACGGAAACCGTAGCTTTTTCAAGGAGGAGATGAGCAAGTTGTTGGGCCTGACGCCAGAAAAGATCCGCAGTCGAGAAAAGGAGAGAAAAGCTCTGGAGAAGCGTGAAAGACAGACCTTAGTCAACACAGTG gAGAGAGGCATagaaaacacatgtttttcttcagAAAATGAGTTGTTTAAATCGG AAACATCTGAGAGTGAAGTCCAGACAGTTCTAATTGACTGCAGCAGTGTGGTGTTTGTTGATGTTGCCGGAGCAAGACTCTTTACTCAG ATGTGCATCGAATGCCAGAAAGTTGGAGTTCACGTGTACATGTCCAACTGTAATG AGAGCGTTCTAAAGATCCTCACATCAAGCGGCCTCATGAACCACATGAAGCCTCAGCATATTTTTGTGACTGTACATGATGCTGTCATGTACATCCAGCAGCAGAAG GAAAAACATCCTGAAAACACCACAACTGTTTGGGTGTGA
- the slc26a10 gene encoding solute carrier family 26 member 10 isoform X3 has translation MSASVAVYRSIFTEDRFKQAYGSEEDNTSASLRLRDKLAVRCRCSQRACLHLLRERVPIFDWLPRYRFKKCILGDTVAGLTVGVLHIPQGMAFALLTSVAPIFGLYTSFFPVVLYMIFGTGRHVSTGTFAVVSLMTGSVVEQLVPTPLEMNSSSSEPSDFELQKIGVASAVALLSGIIMLCMFGLQLGFLSTYLSEPIVKAFTSAAAFHVTVSQLQSMLGLRLPRHTGTFSLFKTLGSVLQNLPQTNTAELLISLVCLAVLVPVKEINTHYRQRLRMPIPVEILTVIIATGVAYAFCLDSIYEIEIVGHIPAGFPKPRLPALNTLPHIAGDTVAITFVGYAVSVSLAMIYADKHGYSINPNQELLAHGISNTVSSFFTCFPSSATLATTNILESAGGYTQMVWVVTWLSVVVLNVDLGLAIGVVFSMMTVICRTQRAGCSVLGRASNTEIYRPVENHSKCYEVPGIKILTYNGPIYYGNRSFFKEEMSKLLGLTPEKIRSREKERKALEKRERQTLVNTVERGIENTCFSSENELFKSETSESEVQTVLIDCSSVVFVDVAGARLFTQMCIECQKVGVHVYMSNCNGSLVISVPSESVLKILTSSGLMNHMKPQHIFVTVHDAVMYIQQQKEKHPENTTTVWV, from the exons ATGAGCGCCTCCGTGGCCGTATACCGGAGCATCTTCACAGAAGACCGTTTCAAACAAGCCTACGGTTCCGAAGAGGACAACACCAGTGCAAGTTTGAGGCTCCGGGACAAGCTGGCGGTGAGGTGCAGGTGTTCACAGCGGGCATGCCTTCACTTGCTGCGGGAGAGAGTTCCTATTTTCGACTGGCTGCCCAGGTACCGCTTCAAGAAATGCATTTTAGGGGATACAGTTGCTGGACTGACAGTGGGTGTCCTCCACATCCCACAAG GAATGGCCTTTGCACTGCTCACATCTGTAGCCCCTATATTTGGTCTCTACACATCTTTCTTCCCTGTGGTCCTCTACATGATTTTTGGCACTGGGCGACACGTATCCACTG GTACGTTCGCTGTGGTGAGTTTAATGACTGGCTCCGTGGTAGAGCAGCTGGTCCCCACTCCGCTGGAGATGAACTCCAGTTCATCAGAACCATCTGATTTTGAGCTCCAGAAAATTGGTGTGGCCTCAGCTGTAGCCCTTCTTTCAGGAATTATTATG CTCTGTATGTTTGGTCTTCAGCTTGGCTTCCTCTCCACCTATCTGTCAGAGCCAATTGTTAAAGCTTTCACGAGCGCTGCTGCCTTCCATGTTACTGTCTCACAGCTGCAAAGCATGCTGGGGCTGCGCCTTCCTCGTCACACGGGGACTTTCTCCCTCTTTAAG ACTTTAGGGTCTGTGTTGCAGAACTTGCCTCAGACCAACACGGCAGAGCTGCTGATCTCCTTGGTGTGTTTGGCGGTTTTGGTTCCGGTGAAAGAGATCAACACACACTACCGACAGCGCTTGCGTATGCCTATACCTGTGGAGATTCTCACA GTGATCATTGCCACCGGTGTTGCCTATGCCTTCTGCCTGGACTCAATCTATGAGATTGAAATTGTTGGCCACATCCCAGCAGG CTTTCCAAAGCCAAGGCTGCCTGCTTTGAACACTTTACCCCACATTGCTGGAGACACGGTCGCCATCACATTTGTTGGCTACGCTGTGTCTGTCTCACTGGCAATGATCTATGCTGATAAACATGGATATTCCATAAATCCCAACCAG GAGCTGCTGGCTCATGGTATCTCCAACACCGTATCTTCCTTTTTCACGTGCTTCCCAAGTTCAGCCACTCTGGCCACCACAAACATACTGGAGAGTGCAGGGGGATACACACAG ATGGTGTGGGTGGTAACATGGCTGTCTGTGGTGGTTCTCAATGTGGATCTTGGTTTGGCCATTGGGGTCGTGTTCTCAATGATGACTGTCATCTGTCGCACACAAag GGCTGGATGTTCTGTGCTTGGTCGGGCCAGTAACACAGAAATTTACAGACCTGTGGAGAATCACAGTAAG TGCTATGAGGTGCCAGGGATAAAGATCCTGACATACAATGGGCCTATTTACTACGGAAACCGTAGCTTTTTCAAGGAGGAGATGAGCAAGTTGTTGGGCCTGACGCCAGAAAAGATCCGCAGTCGAGAAAAGGAGAGAAAAGCTCTGGAGAAGCGTGAAAGACAGACCTTAGTCAACACAGTG gAGAGAGGCATagaaaacacatgtttttcttcagAAAATGAGTTGTTTAAATCGG AAACATCTGAGAGTGAAGTCCAGACAGTTCTAATTGACTGCAGCAGTGTGGTGTTTGTTGATGTTGCCGGAGCAAGACTCTTTACTCAG ATGTGCATCGAATGCCAGAAAGTTGGAGTTCACGTGTACATGTCCAACTGTAATG GATCACTTGTGATCTCTGTTCCCTCAGAGAGCGTTCTAAAGATCCTCACATCAAGCGGCCTCATGAACCACATGAAGCCTCAGCATATTTTTGTGACTGTACATGATGCTGTCATGTACATCCAGCAGCAGAAG GAAAAACATCCTGAAAACACCACAACTGTTTGGGTGTGA
- the slc26a10 gene encoding solute carrier family 26 member 10 isoform X4, with translation MSASVAVYRSIFTEDRFKQAYGSEEDNTSASLRLRDKLAVRCRCSQRACLHLLRERVPIFDWLPRYRFKKCILGDTVAGLTVGVLHIPQGMAFALLTSVAPIFGLYTSFFPVVLYMIFGTGRHVSTGTFAVVSLMTGSVVEQLVPTPLEMNSSSSEPSDFELQKIGVASAVALLSGIIMLCMFGLQLGFLSTYLSEPIVKAFTSAAAFHVTVSQLQSMLGLRLPRHTGTFSLFKTLGSVLQNLPQTNTAELLISLVCLAVLVPVKEINTHYRQRLRMPIPVEILTFSGLFTGIVVLIVLLLIGPLFHFLPKAVLACINVTSLRQMFLQFQDLPELWRISKIDFMVWVVTWLSVVVLNVDLGLAIGVVFSMMTVICRTQRAGCSVLGRASNTEIYRPVENHSKCYEVPGIKILTYNGPIYYGNRSFFKEEMSKLLGLTPEKIRSREKERKALEKRERQTLVNTVERGIENTCFSSENELFKSETSESEVQTVLIDCSSVVFVDVAGARLFTQMCIECQKVGVHVYMSNCNGSLVISVPSESVLKILTSSGLMNHMKPQHIFVTVHDAVMYIQQQKEKHPENTTTVWV, from the exons ATGAGCGCCTCCGTGGCCGTATACCGGAGCATCTTCACAGAAGACCGTTTCAAACAAGCCTACGGTTCCGAAGAGGACAACACCAGTGCAAGTTTGAGGCTCCGGGACAAGCTGGCGGTGAGGTGCAGGTGTTCACAGCGGGCATGCCTTCACTTGCTGCGGGAGAGAGTTCCTATTTTCGACTGGCTGCCCAGGTACCGCTTCAAGAAATGCATTTTAGGGGATACAGTTGCTGGACTGACAGTGGGTGTCCTCCACATCCCACAAG GAATGGCCTTTGCACTGCTCACATCTGTAGCCCCTATATTTGGTCTCTACACATCTTTCTTCCCTGTGGTCCTCTACATGATTTTTGGCACTGGGCGACACGTATCCACTG GTACGTTCGCTGTGGTGAGTTTAATGACTGGCTCCGTGGTAGAGCAGCTGGTCCCCACTCCGCTGGAGATGAACTCCAGTTCATCAGAACCATCTGATTTTGAGCTCCAGAAAATTGGTGTGGCCTCAGCTGTAGCCCTTCTTTCAGGAATTATTATG CTCTGTATGTTTGGTCTTCAGCTTGGCTTCCTCTCCACCTATCTGTCAGAGCCAATTGTTAAAGCTTTCACGAGCGCTGCTGCCTTCCATGTTACTGTCTCACAGCTGCAAAGCATGCTGGGGCTGCGCCTTCCTCGTCACACGGGGACTTTCTCCCTCTTTAAG ACTTTAGGGTCTGTGTTGCAGAACTTGCCTCAGACCAACACGGCAGAGCTGCTGATCTCCTTGGTGTGTTTGGCGGTTTTGGTTCCGGTGAAAGAGATCAACACACACTACCGACAGCGCTTGCGTATGCCTATACCTGTGGAGATTCTCACA TTTTCTGGCCTGTTTACCGGTATAGTTGTTCTAATTGTTCTGCTGCTGATTGGACCGCTGTTCCACTTCCTACCTAAG GCAGTCCTGGCATGCATCAACGTGACCAGCCTGAGGCAGATGTTCTTGCAGTTTCAGGACTTGCCAGAACTGTGGAGAATCAGCAAGATTGACTTT ATGGTGTGGGTGGTAACATGGCTGTCTGTGGTGGTTCTCAATGTGGATCTTGGTTTGGCCATTGGGGTCGTGTTCTCAATGATGACTGTCATCTGTCGCACACAAag GGCTGGATGTTCTGTGCTTGGTCGGGCCAGTAACACAGAAATTTACAGACCTGTGGAGAATCACAGTAAG TGCTATGAGGTGCCAGGGATAAAGATCCTGACATACAATGGGCCTATTTACTACGGAAACCGTAGCTTTTTCAAGGAGGAGATGAGCAAGTTGTTGGGCCTGACGCCAGAAAAGATCCGCAGTCGAGAAAAGGAGAGAAAAGCTCTGGAGAAGCGTGAAAGACAGACCTTAGTCAACACAGTG gAGAGAGGCATagaaaacacatgtttttcttcagAAAATGAGTTGTTTAAATCGG AAACATCTGAGAGTGAAGTCCAGACAGTTCTAATTGACTGCAGCAGTGTGGTGTTTGTTGATGTTGCCGGAGCAAGACTCTTTACTCAG ATGTGCATCGAATGCCAGAAAGTTGGAGTTCACGTGTACATGTCCAACTGTAATG GATCACTTGTGATCTCTGTTCCCTCAGAGAGCGTTCTAAAGATCCTCACATCAAGCGGCCTCATGAACCACATGAAGCCTCAGCATATTTTTGTGACTGTACATGATGCTGTCATGTACATCCAGCAGCAGAAG GAAAAACATCCTGAAAACACCACAACTGTTTGGGTGTGA
- the slc26a10 gene encoding solute carrier family 26 member 10 isoform X1: protein MSASVAVYRSIFTEDRFKQAYGSEEDNTSASLRLRDKLAVRCRCSQRACLHLLRERVPIFDWLPRYRFKKCILGDTVAGLTVGVLHIPQGMAFALLTSVAPIFGLYTSFFPVVLYMIFGTGRHVSTGTFAVVSLMTGSVVEQLVPTPLEMNSSSSEPSDFELQKIGVASAVALLSGIIMLCMFGLQLGFLSTYLSEPIVKAFTSAAAFHVTVSQLQSMLGLRLPRHTGTFSLFKTLGSVLQNLPQTNTAELLISLVCLAVLVPVKEINTHYRQRLRMPIPVEILTVIIATGVAYAFCLDSIYEIEIVGHIPAGFPKPRLPALNTLPHIAGDTVAITFVGYAVSVSLAMIYADKHGYSINPNQELLAHGISNTVSSFFTCFPSSATLATTNILESAGGYTQFSGLFTGIVVLIVLLLIGPLFHFLPKAVLACINVTSLRQMFLQFQDLPELWRISKIDFMVWVVTWLSVVVLNVDLGLAIGVVFSMMTVICRTQRAGCSVLGRASNTEIYRPVENHSKCYEVPGIKILTYNGPIYYGNRSFFKEEMSKLLGLTPEKIRSREKERKALEKRERQTLVNTVERGIENTCFSSENELFKSETSESEVQTVLIDCSSVVFVDVAGARLFTQMCIECQKVGVHVYMSNCNGSLVISVPSESVLKILTSSGLMNHMKPQHIFVTVHDAVMYIQQQKEKHPENTTTVWV from the exons ATGAGCGCCTCCGTGGCCGTATACCGGAGCATCTTCACAGAAGACCGTTTCAAACAAGCCTACGGTTCCGAAGAGGACAACACCAGTGCAAGTTTGAGGCTCCGGGACAAGCTGGCGGTGAGGTGCAGGTGTTCACAGCGGGCATGCCTTCACTTGCTGCGGGAGAGAGTTCCTATTTTCGACTGGCTGCCCAGGTACCGCTTCAAGAAATGCATTTTAGGGGATACAGTTGCTGGACTGACAGTGGGTGTCCTCCACATCCCACAAG GAATGGCCTTTGCACTGCTCACATCTGTAGCCCCTATATTTGGTCTCTACACATCTTTCTTCCCTGTGGTCCTCTACATGATTTTTGGCACTGGGCGACACGTATCCACTG GTACGTTCGCTGTGGTGAGTTTAATGACTGGCTCCGTGGTAGAGCAGCTGGTCCCCACTCCGCTGGAGATGAACTCCAGTTCATCAGAACCATCTGATTTTGAGCTCCAGAAAATTGGTGTGGCCTCAGCTGTAGCCCTTCTTTCAGGAATTATTATG CTCTGTATGTTTGGTCTTCAGCTTGGCTTCCTCTCCACCTATCTGTCAGAGCCAATTGTTAAAGCTTTCACGAGCGCTGCTGCCTTCCATGTTACTGTCTCACAGCTGCAAAGCATGCTGGGGCTGCGCCTTCCTCGTCACACGGGGACTTTCTCCCTCTTTAAG ACTTTAGGGTCTGTGTTGCAGAACTTGCCTCAGACCAACACGGCAGAGCTGCTGATCTCCTTGGTGTGTTTGGCGGTTTTGGTTCCGGTGAAAGAGATCAACACACACTACCGACAGCGCTTGCGTATGCCTATACCTGTGGAGATTCTCACA GTGATCATTGCCACCGGTGTTGCCTATGCCTTCTGCCTGGACTCAATCTATGAGATTGAAATTGTTGGCCACATCCCAGCAGG CTTTCCAAAGCCAAGGCTGCCTGCTTTGAACACTTTACCCCACATTGCTGGAGACACGGTCGCCATCACATTTGTTGGCTACGCTGTGTCTGTCTCACTGGCAATGATCTATGCTGATAAACATGGATATTCCATAAATCCCAACCAG GAGCTGCTGGCTCATGGTATCTCCAACACCGTATCTTCCTTTTTCACGTGCTTCCCAAGTTCAGCCACTCTGGCCACCACAAACATACTGGAGAGTGCAGGGGGATACACACAG TTTTCTGGCCTGTTTACCGGTATAGTTGTTCTAATTGTTCTGCTGCTGATTGGACCGCTGTTCCACTTCCTACCTAAG GCAGTCCTGGCATGCATCAACGTGACCAGCCTGAGGCAGATGTTCTTGCAGTTTCAGGACTTGCCAGAACTGTGGAGAATCAGCAAGATTGACTTT ATGGTGTGGGTGGTAACATGGCTGTCTGTGGTGGTTCTCAATGTGGATCTTGGTTTGGCCATTGGGGTCGTGTTCTCAATGATGACTGTCATCTGTCGCACACAAag GGCTGGATGTTCTGTGCTTGGTCGGGCCAGTAACACAGAAATTTACAGACCTGTGGAGAATCACAGTAAG TGCTATGAGGTGCCAGGGATAAAGATCCTGACATACAATGGGCCTATTTACTACGGAAACCGTAGCTTTTTCAAGGAGGAGATGAGCAAGTTGTTGGGCCTGACGCCAGAAAAGATCCGCAGTCGAGAAAAGGAGAGAAAAGCTCTGGAGAAGCGTGAAAGACAGACCTTAGTCAACACAGTG gAGAGAGGCATagaaaacacatgtttttcttcagAAAATGAGTTGTTTAAATCGG AAACATCTGAGAGTGAAGTCCAGACAGTTCTAATTGACTGCAGCAGTGTGGTGTTTGTTGATGTTGCCGGAGCAAGACTCTTTACTCAG ATGTGCATCGAATGCCAGAAAGTTGGAGTTCACGTGTACATGTCCAACTGTAATG GATCACTTGTGATCTCTGTTCCCTCAGAGAGCGTTCTAAAGATCCTCACATCAAGCGGCCTCATGAACCACATGAAGCCTCAGCATATTTTTGTGACTGTACATGATGCTGTCATGTACATCCAGCAGCAGAAG GAAAAACATCCTGAAAACACCACAACTGTTTGGGTGTGA